CGCCCAGCACCGGCCGGGGCGAACGGTTGTCCAATGCCTTGGCGTACAACGTGGCGAGCAGGGTCTCCTGCGCGCCGGTCAAGCGAATCTGCTCCACCGCGGTGTCCTCAGTCCTTGTAGCCGATGACCAGTGTGTCCAGCGAACCCACGCGCGCGACCTCGACCGTGCCGAAACCCGCTTCGGTCAGCCATTTCCGCGCTTCGTCCGGGGTGTACTCCGCGCCGCCCGGTGACGTCAGCAGCATGTTGAGGCTGCCGAGCAGGCTCAGCGGCCTGCCCCGGCGGCCGGCGTCGATCATCCGGTCGTACACCAGCACCGCGCCCCCCGGCTTGACCGACTCGTGGACGCGGGCCAGCAGCGTCCGCCGGCCGGACAGGTCGAAGTAGTGCAGGATGTGCCCGGCGACGAAGACGTCGGCGACCGGCAGCGGGTCGGCGAAGAAGTCACCGGCGGCGAACCGGATCCGGCCGGCCAGGCCGAGTTCGGCGGTGTGCTCGTCGAAGAACCGTTCCACCGGCGGGAGGTCGAAGCAGGTCGCGTCGAGGTGCGGGTGCTCGCGCACGAGGGTCGCCGCTAGGTTGCCCCGCGCGCCGCCGAGGTCCACCACCGACGAGTACCGGCTCCAGTCGAAGACCGCCGCCAGCGCCGCCCCGACCCCGCCGTTCACGGCGTCCATCGCGCCGAGGAACCCGCGGGTGGCATCGTCGTCGCGGTACCCGTCGAAGATGCCGCGGTCGCTGGGGACCTGGGCCCGGCCCGTGCGCAGCGCCTCGGTCAGCTTGCCCCACACCGGGAAGAGCATCCCGCCGGCCATCCGGGCGTAGCCGCCGACGTAGCCGGGCTTCCCCGCGACGAGGTGCCGCTCCGCGTCGGGGGTGTTGGCGTACCGGTCGCCGGTGCGCTCGAGAAGTCCCAGCGACACCAGCGCGTCGAGGAAGTCGGCCGCGCCACGCGGGTGCAGCCCGGCCCGCCCGCTCAGCTCGGTGCCGGTCATCGACGTGCCCGAGAGCGTGGTGAACAGGTCCAGCTCGACCGCGGAGATCACCGCGCGTGAACCGTAGAACGCCATGATCAGGTCCAGGATCCCGCCGGCGCTGTCCGGCGGCCCCTCCGCCGCGGTCACGCCGGGACGCATTCGAGCAGGGACCACCGGCTCGCCGCCGTGGTCGTGAGGGTGAAGCCCGCCGCGGCGAACAGCGTCCGCCACTCGGCCAGCGTCCGCTCCCGCCCGCCGAACAGCACGAGCATGTCGATGTCGAGAAACTTCGCGTGGTCCCAGACGTTCCCGGCCGCGACGACCTGGTCCCAGACGAGCAGCCGGGCTCCGCTGTCCCCGATGGTCGCGCGCACCCGGTGCAGCACCCGGAGCACGTCCGCGTCCGACCAGTTGTGCAGGACGCCCTTGAACAGGTACGCGTCGCACCCGCCCGGGATCGGGTCGGTGAAGAAGTCGCCCGGCACCACGGTGACGCGGTCGGCGACACCGTGCTCGGCCAGCACCGGGGCCGACGACGACGTGACCCGCGGCAGGTCCATCAGCACGCCGGTGCCGGCCGGGTTGGCCAGCAGGACCTGCGTGAGGAACCACCCGTCGCCGCCGCCGAGGTCCGCGATCCGCGGGAACCGGTCCAGCCGGTAGCCGGGCAGCTCGCGCCCGACGATCACCCGGCTGAAGTGCATCATGAAGCGCTCGAAGAACGCACCGGACTCGGGCTCGTTCTCCAGGTGCTCGAAGAACGACCGCCCGTGCACCTGGTCGAAGGCGGGCTCGCCGGTCCGGACGCTGTGCATGATCCGCTCGTACGGCTGCCAGGTGAGGTCCAGGTTGTTGTACTTCACCAGCGGCAGCAGGCCGCGCGGGTTGTCGGCCCGCAGCGCGTCGGAGACCGGGGTCCCGGAGAACGCCCGGTCGGGTCCTTCGGCGAAGGCGCCGACGGACGCCGCCGCCCGCAGCACCCGCAGCAGCGCGTCGGTGTTCGTCCCGGTCTCCGCCGCCAGGTCCTCGACCGTGCGTACGCCGTCCCCGATGAGGTCGGCGATCCGCAGCTCCACCAGCACGTGCACGACCTTGGCGAGCCGGCCCGCGCTGGCCAGCAGGAACAGCTGCCGGGCGTGGACGTCGTCCAGGGACGGCACGAGGCCCGCCCCCGGTTCGGTGTCTACAGTGGTCACTTGAATTCCTTCCGGGTACCGGTCAGGACGCCGATTCGAGGATCTTCTTGATGTGGGCCATGTTCTTGCGGGAGCCGGTGTCGAGCCGTTCGACCATCGCCGCGTCGTCGAACGGGGCGTCGTCGCGCAGTTCGAACTCCTGGACCCACCGCATGGTCGTGCGGCCGCCGGACTCGGTGTAGAACCACCGCAGCCGCATGTACTCGAACGGCCCGGTCTCCAGCCGGTGCGCCCGCACGGTGCGGGTCGCCGGGTCGGCGGTCCGGCGCGACACCCACGACCACGCCTGGCCCTGGTCGTCGGGCCGGGTCGTGAGCCGGAAGTCGATCGTGTCGCCGTCCCGGCGGAGCACCTCGACCGCGGAGTACTCGTCGAAGTACTCCGGCCACGCCTCGACGTCGTTGGTGAACGTCCACACGCGCTCGAGGGGCGCGTCGATGGTCACCGAGTTCTCGGTCTTGGCCGCCATGTCACGCCACCTCACGTTCGCGCGTGCCGTTGATGAGCTCCAGCGCGACGCGCGGGCTGGCCAGCTCGGGGAACTCGTCCACCTCGACGCCGTGGTCCTGCTTGAGCCGCGCCGACACCTCGATCAGCGCGAGCGAGTCGTACCCCAGGTCTTCGAACGAGACGTCCAGGATGTCGCCGTCCAGGTCGTACTCGTCGGAGTCACCCGCGCACGCGCGGATCACGTCGACGAACTCGGCCAGTGTCATGTGCCACCTCCAGTAAGGGCGATGAGTGGTCAGTGCTCGCGCAGGACGAGCGCGGAGTTGAAGCCGCCGACCCCGCGGGCGACGACGAGGGCGGTGCGCACGGGGATCTCCCGCGGGCGGTCCAGCACGAGGTCCACATCGGACGCTCCGCGGATGCCGACCGACGGCGGCACCACGTCGTCGCGGATGGCCAGGAACGCGGTCGCCACGTCGAGCGCGGCGCCCGCGGACAGCCGGCCGGTCATCGTCTTCGGCGCCGTCACCGGCACGGCGCGGGGCCCGAAGACCTCGGCCAGCGCGGCCCGCTCGGCCCGGTCCCACTCCGGGACGCCGGCGGCGTCGGCGAACACCACGTCGACGTCCCGCGGCTCGACCTCCGCCTGCCGCAGGGCGCCGCGGATGGCTCGCGCGAGCCCCGGCGGCCGGCCGGACCCCGGCTTCGGGTCGAACGTGGCCGCGTGCCCCGCGATCCGGCCGTAGACCCGGTCCACGCCGCGAGCGCGGGCGGCGGCGGCCTCTTCGACCACCATGATCGCGCCGCCCTCGCCGGCCACCCACCCCGACGCGTCGCCGTCGAAGGGCCGGTAGGCGCGGGCCGGGTCCGCCTCGGTGCTGAGCAGTCCGCTGGGGATCTGCGCGACCAGGCCCCACGGGCACAAGGACGCCTCGAACCCGCCGGTGACCGCGAGCCGCAGCGTGCCCGCGTCCACCAGGCGCGCGCCCTGCGCGGCGGCGTCGATGCCGCCCGCCTGCTCGGTGACGACGACCGAGCTGTGGCCCCGCATGCCGTGGCGGATCGAGATCTGGCCGGTGTTGACCGCGTAGAACCAGGCGAACGACTGGTAGGCGCTGACCCGCTCCGGCCCGGTGCGCCACAGCTTCTGCAGCTCGTGCTGGCCGAACTCGAACCCGCCGGACCCGCTCGCGGTCACCACGCCCATGGCGTACTCGTCGAGCTCGGCCGGCTCGACGCCCGCGTCGGCCAGCGCCCAGCCGGTCACCGCGAGCGCGTGCTGGGTCATCCGGTCGGTCTGCGTGAGCAACCGGCTGGGCAGGTGGTCCCGCGGTGCGAACGCCAGCACCTCGCCGCCGACGCGGACCGGGTAGCCGGCCGGGTCGAACCGGCTGATCACCCCCAGGCCCGAGCGGCCGGACAGCGTCGCCTCCCAGTACTCCTTCACCCCGGTCCCGTTGGCCGCGATGACGTCGAGGCCGGTCACCACCGCGGTCATGAGCCGGCCTTCGTGAGCACGGCGGCGCTCTGGAACCCGCCGAACCCGCTGCCCACGCTGAGGACGGTGTCCGTCGCCACCTCCCGGGCGGTGTTCGGCACGTAGTCGAGGTCGCAGTCCGGGTCGGGTTCGGCGTAGTTCGCCGTGGGCGGCACGACTCCGTGCTCGATCGCCAGGGCGCACGCGGCCAGCTCGATCGCGCCGATCGCGCCGAGCGAGTGGCCGATCATGGACTTGATGGAGCTGACCGGCACCCGGTAGGCGTGGTCGCCGAGACTCCGCTTGACCGCGGCGGTCTCGTGCCGGTCGTTCTGCTTGGTGCCCGAGCCGTGGGCGTTCACGTAGCCGACGGCGTCCGGCGCCCGCTTCGCCTGGGCGAGCGCCACGGTGACGGCCTCGGCCAGCTCCCGCCCGTCCGGCCGCAGCCCGGTCATGTGGTGCGCGTTGCACCGGGTCGCGAACCCGGAGACCTCCGCGTAGACGTGCGCGCCCCGGCGGCGGGCCGCGGTCAGCTCCTCCAGGACGAACATCGCCGCGCCTTCGCCGAGCACGAACCCGTCCCGCCCCCGGTCGAACGGCCGCGAAGCGTGGGCCGGGTCGCCGTTGTTCGGCGAGGTGGCCTTGATGGCGTCGAAGCAGGCCACGGTGATCGGGGAGATCGGCGCTTCCGTCGCACCGCCGAGCATCACCTCGGCCCGGCCGTCGCGGATCCGCTCCACGGCGTGGCCCACGGCGTCCAACCCGGACGTGCACCCGGTCGACACCACGGCCACCGGTCCTTCGGCGCCGATCTCCCACGCGACGTCGCGGGCCATCGAGCTCGGCACGTAGTGGTCGAACAGGTTCGGCGCCGCGAGCGTGTGGTCGACGAGCCACGTCGCGCCGCGGGAGCTGACCCGCGCGTACTCGCGGTCCAGGCTCATCGTGGCCCCGACCGCGGTGCCGACGCTGACCCCGGTCCGCTCGGGGTCGAGCGGGCCGGCCCCGCTGTCGGCAAGCGCTTCCCGGGCGCACGCGAGGGCGAGCAGCGTCGCCCGGTCCGCGGTGGCCGCCTGGCCGGCGGTGAACCCTTCGGCGATCGGGTCGAAGTCGATCTCGGCGGCGATCCTGGACCGGAACGGCGCCGGGTCGAACGTCGAGATCGTCCGCGTCGCCGTGCGCCCCGACGTCAGCAGGTCCCAGAAGGCGGGCGTGCCGATCCCGCCCGGCGCCCGGACCCCGATTCCGGTGATCACGACCCGCCGCCCCGTCACAGCCCACCGACCCGGGGCGGGCCCGCGTCCGGGAACGGGACCGGTTCGGTGTCGACGTGCCCGAGGTGGGGTTTCGGTGCCAGCGGGGAGATCTGGAACACCGCACGGGCGGGGACGCCGCCGGTGTTGACGATGCGGTGGCGCGTGCCCCGGACGACCAGCAGCGCCTCGTCGGCCCGCAGCTCGACCTCTTCGCCGTTGAGCACCACGAGGACGGTGCCGCCGACCAGGTACAGGTACTTGTCCGAGTACGGGTGGTAGTGCTCGGCGACGAACTCGCCGGGGGCGAGGTCGATCGTGCCCAGGAAGCCGGACGTGGCCCCGACCGAGACCGGGGTGAGCAGCGCGCGGGTGCTCCCGCCCTGCCGGTGGTTCGGTGCGACGTCGGCGAGGGCCACCTTGGGTGTGTTCACCGTGCGCTCTCCCAGCTGTAGAAGACTTCCGCCTTGGAGTCCTTGAGCTCGCTCCAGTCCGCCGAGTACGGCGTCAGGTACTTGCCGACCTCGTCGTTGACCTTCCGGAAGTGCGGGTTGCCGCGGGCGGCCGAGAGCGAGGGCATGATGTCCTCCTCCGCCTCGATGAGGTGGAAGTAGAGGTCGTGGAACCGGAACAGCGTCCGGCGGATGACACCGAGCTCGCCCGGCAGGCTGGTCCGGTCGTGTTCGGCGAACGCCGCGGCCACCTGGTCCGCGTCGTCGGGGTCCATGCGCAGGACCATCAGAGCCCGGTAGGCCACTGCTCCTCCTCGCGTCGGGTGTTGCTCTCCGGTCCTACTTTCCCGGTTCGTCCTTGGAGGCCGCTTGTAACCGGGTTTGCCCGCACAAATGTGTCTACAAAGGACGGAAGCCGGTGTGCGGACCCGAGTCCGCACACCGGCTTCCGGTGGTGCCGCCGATCAGTTCGTTTCGTGCACGGACGAAACGTCGCAGGGGATCGAGCGCGGCGTGGAGAGTGCCCGGCAGAAGTCGAAGTGCGCCTTCAGCCGCGGATCCGCGTGCATGGCCCGGAAGTGCCGCTCGCTCTCCCACTGGGCGTAGTTGACGACGTGCTTGCCGTCGTGGCTCAGGTGGAAGTTCGCCGACACGAAGCCGGGCAGGTGCTTGATCAGCGTCTCGGTCGCCTCGACCAGGTGCTCGTACAGCTCGGTCCGCCGGTCGGGCTCGACCGGGAAGACGTTGATCAGCGTGTAGACGTTCGACGGTGCGGTGATGCTTCCCATGTCCTGTCCTCTCAGTGCTTTCCGGCCGGCTTTTCGCCGCGGTCGAGGGTGCCCGCCAGCACGTCGCCGAGCTTGCCCGCGGACGGGGCGTTCTCCCCGCGCCAGGCCACGAACCCGTCCGGCCGGACGAGGAGCGCGCCGTCGGCGGCGAGCCGCGCGGCCTCGGTGAAGGTGCTGTCGAGGACGTGCACGCTCAGCGGCACGGTGCCCGGCAGGGATGCCGCCGCTTCCAGCCAGGCGGCGCCGTCCGGGCCGGTCAGCAGCGCGTACGACGTCACCGCGAGATCCACTGTGGACACTCCGGGGCGCACCCACACGTGGGGCACCCGGTAGCCGGGGCGTCCGGTCAGGTCGAACTCGCGCGGCACCGCGGTCGGGTAGCCCTCGCCCTCGATCGCGGCGGAGGTGTAGCGGTAGCCGTTGCCCACCACGGCCGCGTCGATCAGCGCCTCGCCGTCGACGTCGCTGTCGAGCCGGAAGGTGTGGCGCAGCAACGCCTGCCGCGCGACGGCCGAGCCGACCGGCAGGCGCTCGCGTTCGTAGGTGTCCAGCAGCGCGGCACCGGCCCAGCCGTCGCGCACGGCCGAGATCTTCCACGCGAGGTTGTGCGCGTCCTGGATGCCGCCGTTGGCGCCGAACGCACCGGCCGGCGGGTGCACGTGCGCCGCGTCGCCGGCCAGGAAAACCCGGCCGGACCGGTAGGAGCCGGCGACGTTGTGGGACATCACCCACGGCATCGTCATCTCCACCTCGACGTCGAGGTCCGGCACGCCGAGGGCGGTCCGCAGCAGCTCCGTGCACCGCTGCTCGGTGAGGTCGGCCGGCTCGGTCGTGCGCGGGTCGTAGAAGAACCCGTACACCCAGCGCTCCTCGTCGAACAGCTGCAGCACGCCGGGCGCCTGTTCGTTGGCCAGGTAGCAGATGACGAACCGCCGCCCCTGGATCGCCGGGTTCAGGTCGGCCTTGAACAGCACGCTCATCGCCGCGCCGACGACACCGTGCCCGTCGAGGCCGATGCCGAGCTGCTCGCGCAGGCCGCCGCCGACGCCGTCGGCCGCGATCGCGTACTCGGCCCGCACGGTCGTGCGTTCGCCGGTGCCGCGGTCGACGACGACCGCGGTCACCCCGTCTTCGTCCTGCTCCAGCGATTCGAGCAGCGTCCCGAACCGGATGTCGGCGCCCCGGGCGGTCGCCGCGTCGCGCAGGATGGGCTCCAGCCGGTCCTGGCCGCACCAGTGCGGCTTCATCGGACTGACCTCGTCGAAGTCGAGCGACGGCTCCTCGATGACGACGGCGTTCTCCATGTCCGCGACGCTCGTGGAGCGCAGCACCACCCACGGGATCTGGTCGCTGGGCTGCCCCAGCTCGCGCCAGCGGTCGCCCTGGACGAGCTTGGGCCCGCGGTCGGCGACGACCTGCGCGAGGCCCGCGTTGCGCAGCAGCTCCATCGTGCGCGGGCTGATGCCGGAGGCCCGGGTCAGCACCGTGGTCGTCTCGTGCTTCTCCACCAGGTGGCAGCCGACGCCCTGCTGGCCGAGGAACAACGCCGCGGCGAGGCCCGTCAGCCCGCCGCCGACGATCAGCACGGGGGTTTCCACATACGTCATGATCAACTCCATTGTTCGGGGGAGGTCGCGACCGGCGGAACGACGGTCAGGACCGGACGATGGCGAGCTCGGCGTCGACGGCCGGCCGGGCCGCGTGGCCGTACCACTGGGTCCAGGCGATGAGGGCGAGAATCGAACCCGCGCCCAATGCCGGGCACACCAGCGTGGCGATGTCGAGCGGCGTCCAGAACGCCACCGCGATTCTGGCCGCCGACTCGGCGAGCAATCCCGCCGTCCACACCGCGGTGGTCACCCGGTTCATCCGGCGGAATTGCGCCGAGTGCGTCCAGGAATCTTTCCAGGCTATTCTGTCGCCGCTGAAATCGCGCCGGATGTAATAGGTGAGCGGTCTGGCCAGGAACAGTGAAACCAGCGCGGCCAGCCCCACCGAAGCGGTGACCAGGGAGTCCTTGACCAGGACGACGCGCGCGTCCCCGGACAGGACACCCAGCAGCACCCCGAGCCCGAACCGGACCAGGACCAGCACGGACAGCGCGCTGACCGTGCGGTCCGCGGCGTAGCCGATCGCGACCCGGACCAGGGAGACCCCGCCCGCGACGACGAGGGCGAGCACGGGGGAGACCCCCAGCCGGCTGAGGACCAGGTAGACCGCGTACGGGATCCCGACGTCGACCAGCACCACCTTGCCGACCCGCGGCAGCGACGAGCCGCTGCTCACCACTTCGCGGCGAGCTGATCGAGGAGCGGCTCGATCCGCAGGCGCCGGTCGTCGAGCAGCGGGTCTTCGGCGAGCAGCGCCCGGTGCAGCGACTGCAGCCGCCCGGACGGCCGGAGCCCGAGGTCTTCACGCATCCGCTCGGCGAGCCGGCGGAACACCGTCAGCGCCCCGGACGTGCGGTCGCTGCGGTGCAGCGCGATCATGAACATCGCGTGCACGGTCTGCTGGGAAGGCTCCTCGACCTGCAGGGACGCGAGCTCGCCGACGACCTCGAGGTGCCGCCCCGCGCAGAGGTTGGCCTCCAGGAACATCAGCAGGGCGCGGTACCGCAGCTCGTCGAGCCGGGCGGCGTGCGCGCGGGCCTTCGTCCCGACCGACCAGTCGACGCTGATCGGCCCGCGCCACAGGTCGAGCGCGCGCCGCAGCGTCGCCGACGCCTGCTCCACCTCGCCGGCGGCCAGCTCGAAGGCACCCCGGTCGACGAGGCACTCGAATTCGCGAACGTCGAACTGGCCGTCCCCGACGCGCATCAGGTAGCCGTCCATGCGCGTGACGAGCACTTCCCGCATCACGTGCCGGGACGACTCGCCCAGCGCCTGCTCGAACAGCTTGCGCAGGTGGAACACGTAGGTCTGGAGGGTGCCGCGCGCACTCGGCGGCGCCGCGCCGTCCCAGAGCTCGTCGAGGAACACCGAGGTCGGGACGACCCGGTTGGCGTTGAGCACCAGCAACGACAGCACCGCGCGCAGGCGCGGCGCGGTCGGCGTGAAGTCGACGTCGTCCACCTTCAGGGCGAGTGGACCGAGCAGTTCGAAGCGCGGTGCGCGCGGCGCGACCGCCGCCCCGCGACCCGAAGATGCTTCCCGGGCCGCGGGCCCGGGCAGAATGGTCCGGCCTCGCCCCGACGCCACTGAATAGGCGCGACAAGCGCCACCGGTAAAGCTGTTTTGCACCACGAATAAACCCCCATCGCCGCGATTCAACGCTAGCGAGCGAATCCGCGCGAACGAAATTCCCCCACCGCGCCGTCTGTTTCAACGTTAC
The window above is part of the Amycolatopsis camponoti genome. Proteins encoded here:
- a CDS encoding ketosynthase chain-length factor: MTAVVTGLDVIAANGTGVKEYWEATLSGRSGLGVISRFDPAGYPVRVGGEVLAFAPRDHLPSRLLTQTDRMTQHALAVTGWALADAGVEPAELDEYAMGVVTASGSGGFEFGQHELQKLWRTGPERVSAYQSFAWFYAVNTGQISIRHGMRGHSSVVVTEQAGGIDAAAQGARLVDAGTLRLAVTGGFEASLCPWGLVAQIPSGLLSTEADPARAYRPFDGDASGWVAGEGGAIMVVEEAAAARARGVDRVYGRIAGHAATFDPKPGSGRPPGLARAIRGALRQAEVEPRDVDVVFADAAGVPEWDRAERAALAEVFGPRAVPVTAPKTMTGRLSAGAALDVATAFLAIRDDVVPPSVGIRGASDVDLVLDRPREIPVRTALVVARGVGGFNSALVLREH
- a CDS encoding FAD-dependent oxidoreductase — encoded protein: MTYVETPVLIVGGGLTGLAAALFLGQQGVGCHLVEKHETTTVLTRASGISPRTMELLRNAGLAQVVADRGPKLVQGDRWRELGQPSDQIPWVVLRSTSVADMENAVVIEEPSLDFDEVSPMKPHWCGQDRLEPILRDAATARGADIRFGTLLESLEQDEDGVTAVVVDRGTGERTTVRAEYAIAADGVGGGLREQLGIGLDGHGVVGAAMSVLFKADLNPAIQGRRFVICYLANEQAPGVLQLFDEERWVYGFFYDPRTTEPADLTEQRCTELLRTALGVPDLDVEVEMTMPWVMSHNVAGSYRSGRVFLAGDAAHVHPPAGAFGANGGIQDAHNLAWKISAVRDGWAGAALLDTYERERLPVGSAVARQALLRHTFRLDSDVDGEALIDAAVVGNGYRYTSAAIEGEGYPTAVPREFDLTGRPGYRVPHVWVRPGVSTVDLAVTSYALLTGPDGAAWLEAAASLPGTVPLSVHVLDSTFTEAARLAADGALLVRPDGFVAWRGENAPSAGKLGDVLAGTLDRGEKPAGKH
- a CDS encoding antibiotic biosynthesis monooxygenase family protein, with product MGSITAPSNVYTLINVFPVEPDRRTELYEHLVEATETLIKHLPGFVSANFHLSHDGKHVVNYAQWESERHFRAMHADPRLKAHFDFCRALSTPRSIPCDVSSVHETN
- a CDS encoding SRPBCC family protein, which encodes MAAKTENSVTIDAPLERVWTFTNDVEAWPEYFDEYSAVEVLRRDGDTIDFRLTTRPDDQGQAWSWVSRRTADPATRTVRAHRLETGPFEYMRLRWFYTESGGRTTMRWVQEFELRDDAPFDDAAMVERLDTGSRKNMAHIKKILESAS
- a CDS encoding methyltransferase: MTAAEGPPDSAGGILDLIMAFYGSRAVISAVELDLFTTLSGTSMTGTELSGRAGLHPRGAADFLDALVSLGLLERTGDRYANTPDAERHLVAGKPGYVGGYARMAGGMLFPVWGKLTEALRTGRAQVPSDRGIFDGYRDDDATRGFLGAMDAVNGGVGAALAAVFDWSRYSSVVDLGGARGNLAATLVREHPHLDATCFDLPPVERFFDEHTAELGLAGRIRFAAGDFFADPLPVADVFVAGHILHYFDLSGRRTLLARVHESVKPGGAVLVYDRMIDAGRRGRPLSLLGSLNMLLTSPGGAEYTPDEARKWLTEAGFGTVEVARVGSLDTLVIGYKD
- a CDS encoding TcmI family type II polyketide cyclase, with protein sequence MAYRALMVLRMDPDDADQVAAAFAEHDRTSLPGELGVIRRTLFRFHDLYFHLIEAEEDIMPSLSAARGNPHFRKVNDEVGKYLTPYSADWSELKDSKAEVFYSWESAR
- a CDS encoding VC0807 family protein, whose protein sequence is MSSGSSLPRVGKVVLVDVGIPYAVYLVLSRLGVSPVLALVVAGGVSLVRVAIGYAADRTVSALSVLVLVRFGLGVLLGVLSGDARVVLVKDSLVTASVGLAALVSLFLARPLTYYIRRDFSGDRIAWKDSWTHSAQFRRMNRVTTAVWTAGLLAESAARIAVAFWTPLDIATLVCPALGAGSILALIAWTQWYGHAARPAVDAELAIVRS
- a CDS encoding beta-ketoacyl-[acyl-carrier-protein] synthase family protein produces the protein MITGIGVRAPGGIGTPAFWDLLTSGRTATRTISTFDPAPFRSRIAAEIDFDPIAEGFTAGQAATADRATLLALACAREALADSGAGPLDPERTGVSVGTAVGATMSLDREYARVSSRGATWLVDHTLAAPNLFDHYVPSSMARDVAWEIGAEGPVAVVSTGCTSGLDAVGHAVERIRDGRAEVMLGGATEAPISPITVACFDAIKATSPNNGDPAHASRPFDRGRDGFVLGEGAAMFVLEELTAARRRGAHVYAEVSGFATRCNAHHMTGLRPDGRELAEAVTVALAQAKRAPDAVGYVNAHGSGTKQNDRHETAAVKRSLGDHAYRVPVSSIKSMIGHSLGAIGAIELAACALAIEHGVVPPTANYAEPDPDCDLDYVPNTAREVATDTVLSVGSGFGGFQSAAVLTKAGS
- a CDS encoding AfsR/SARP family transcriptional regulator codes for the protein MDDVDFTPTAPRLRAVLSLLVLNANRVVPTSVFLDELWDGAAPPSARGTLQTYVFHLRKLFEQALGESSRHVMREVLVTRMDGYLMRVGDGQFDVREFECLVDRGAFELAAGEVEQASATLRRALDLWRGPISVDWSVGTKARAHAARLDELRYRALLMFLEANLCAGRHLEVVGELASLQVEEPSQQTVHAMFMIALHRSDRTSGALTVFRRLAERMREDLGLRPSGRLQSLHRALLAEDPLLDDRRLRIEPLLDQLAAKW
- a CDS encoding methyltransferase, whose protein sequence is MTTVDTEPGAGLVPSLDDVHARQLFLLASAGRLAKVVHVLVELRIADLIGDGVRTVEDLAAETGTNTDALLRVLRAAASVGAFAEGPDRAFSGTPVSDALRADNPRGLLPLVKYNNLDLTWQPYERIMHSVRTGEPAFDQVHGRSFFEHLENEPESGAFFERFMMHFSRVIVGRELPGYRLDRFPRIADLGGGDGWFLTQVLLANPAGTGVLMDLPRVTSSSAPVLAEHGVADRVTVVPGDFFTDPIPGGCDAYLFKGVLHNWSDADVLRVLHRVRATIGDSGARLLVWDQVVAAGNVWDHAKFLDIDMLVLFGGRERTLAEWRTLFAAAGFTLTTTAASRWSLLECVPA
- a CDS encoding acyl carrier protein, yielding MTLAEFVDVIRACAGDSDEYDLDGDILDVSFEDLGYDSLALIEVSARLKQDHGVEVDEFPELASPRVALELINGTREREVA
- a CDS encoding cupin domain-containing protein, encoding MNTPKVALADVAPNHRQGGSTRALLTPVSVGATSGFLGTIDLAPGEFVAEHYHPYSDKYLYLVGGTVLVVLNGEEVELRADEALLVVRGTRHRIVNTGGVPARAVFQISPLAPKPHLGHVDTEPVPFPDAGPPRVGGL